The genomic stretch GAGCTGAAGGGCTCTTGCTGGGACTCATGGCTTATGACTGCTATGTGGCCATTAGCCACCCACTTCACTATCTCATCCTCATGAGTCAGAGGGTCTGTCTCCAGATTGCTGGGAGTTCATGGACTTTGGGGATAATAGATGGAATGATGCAGATGGCAGGAGCCATGAGCTTACCCTACTGTGGCTCAAGGAATGTGGACCACTTCTTCTGCAAGGTGCCAGCTTTATTGAAACTGGCCTGTGCAGACACATCCATTTTTTGATACCCTGGTTGTTGCCTGCTATGTATTCATGCTGCTCCTGCCGTTCTCCATCATTGTGGCCTCTTATGCTCGCCTCTGGGGATCTGTGCTCCCCATGCACTCTGCTCAGGCCCATAAAAAGGCTCTGGCCGCCTGTTCTTCCCACCTGACTGCTGTGGCCCTCTTCTATGGGGCAGCCATGTTTACCTATCTGAGACCCAGGCGCTACCAGGCCCCAAGCCATGACAATGTGGTCTCTATCTTCTACACAGTCCTTACTCCTATGCTCAACCCTCTCATTTATAGCTTGAGGAACAGGGGGGTGATGGGGGCCCTAAAGAAGGGGCTGGATCGTTGCAGGATTGGCAGTCGGCACTGACGGCCAGGGCATCTGGTACCTGGTGCTGCCACCTCCTGGTTGCATAATGTTGCAAAGTCATTCACCCTTTGggagtgtctgtttcctcatcaataaatgAGAATCATGACACCTGCCTTACCTCACAGGGATTCTGTAGGGATCACTACATGTAAATCTACAGCCCCATGAAGAAGCAATGCATTGTCATTATTGTCATTATTGATCATTTATGAAGTCCTTGAAGTAAATTCACTCCATTTCTTAATTCTTCTTGGTTATAACTGTGTTttgttgaatgcttactatgtgctgggcactgtccgTTTTCCTTTATGTGTCATCTATACTATTAAATTGATGATTTTACCTAATaaatatggatattttatttttatttatttatttatttattttcccggtacgcgggcctctcactgctgtggcctctcccgctgcggagcacaggctccggacgcgcaggcccacgggcccagccgctccgcggcatgcgggatcctcccggaccggggcacgaacccgcgtcccctgcactggcaggcggactcccaaccactgcgccaccagggaaaccctatggattttttaaataaaaactttctaGATGGCAGAAATTGAGTCTCTATAATTCTTTCTTGGGTGGTCCCTAGTCTTCTCCCATTAGAGGCTTTATAAAACTTCCTTTAAGAGATATAAATATACCCTTAACTGCTTAGAAATTATTTGTGTATTTCCAGTACCTGGCTCTGTGCCTTATAGACAGCAGTTgcttaataaaactttattgaatgaATGCAGGAAGAGGCATCTAATgggataatatatatgaaaacatttttaaaagcactattCACATACCAAATTTGCTGTGGCAACTGTGATTATTTCTGTACTTCAAGTTCTGCAAAAGTAAAACTATACGTTTTGGAAGTTGAATattagaacagaaatatagacagaAATTgagccattattttatattttacatatcagACAGGGTCCAGCCAGGAATAAAACCATATCCATTAttttagcagaaaaaaatgtaGTGTAAAGAGTTGTTAACCAAATATTTGAGATCTGAAATGACAAAACAAGAACACGAAGgattgaagaggaaaaaacaacCTGCAGAAAGAAGCTACTATTCCTAGGCCTGGGGATGTAAAGGGAGAGGTTAGAGTCATTAAAACCCGAAGTCTTAGAGTCCAGATGTCTGAGGAGCGAGCACTGACCAGCTGGTATTCCTATCTCAGAAGGTACCCATGGAGATGTCTCCCATAGGAGACATAGAGAAGCCTGCTCTGCCCTGACTTATGATGGTTCCTCCAGAGCCTAGAGGAAAAAGAGGGCATTGCAGAGCTCGGTCCTAGCCTTCTGACAAGTGGGGGCTATGCAGTTGGTTCTGACACCCCAGAAGTTCACAGGAGAGTCTCTAGCCCCAGACTGCCAAGGAATAGGGGTTGGTCAGCTAGTGCTTGTGCCTCTGAAGGACAGGATGAGACTGGTTCTGTGAGTGTGAAAGTAAACTGCAAAGTCAAACCAACTGCCAGGATGAAGAGACATTGCTGGGTTGGTTGgacagaagaaaacaggaaatcatgAAAGAGTTTTCTATCTCCTCCCCTGGCTTACCGTCTCCTTCTAGTGGCCCTATGGGCAGATCCTAATGTGAACCTTGAAGACAAAGCAGCCCTAGAATAAAAAATTGGAGTGTAGAAATGTGAATTTTGAGCTGAGGCAATAGTTTAAGAACTGGCACAGTCCACCCCTTTGGCTACTCAACATCCAGATAATTTTACCCATGTTTGAACTGCTGTTAAATAGCAACAACAGCATAACAATGTGTAACTATTCTTCACATACATGTTATCCTTCATTAGTTATAGTATCCATCTATGGGCAATGTCAGTTATAGCTCATATTCAGTCATAATCTCTGCATATTAGCTATCAACAGCAATCAGTATATAAATAGTaagaggaaggagcagagagagagataagaacAAACTAGCTCACATACATgtacgcacacatacacacacaccccaacaggCTAATTAATCATGAAgccataattgatatttataactttcttcttcattttccattcCTTATTTCCTTTGCTCTCAGCTAGAACCTCATGTCTTTGGATAATTTATCTCGTGGTGTACTCTATGTCTTCATTCCAAAAAGGTCTGAATCCTCAGTGGTACTACCTGTATTTTTGGTGGCTGTACTTTTCCATTATCTTTTACTATTGGACATGGAAGTACTGAAAGATGCCCCAGAGAATCCCCTGTCTCAGGATTGTCCTCTATAAACCTTGTAACTGATATCAATCAACCCACCCCACTCTAGTGGAGCTGCTGTCTTATTTACCTATTAGTTCACTGGCATGAGAAGTCTAAAATAACcagataaaatttcaatttctgattgGATGGGACCATTGTTTTTCAGTTATGGGAGAAACAGCCCCATATATTGATTACTGAATCAAAGCACATATTGCATTATATGAGATAGAACTCCATATTTTCAGGGTCTTATTTCTGAAATGACACTGTAAATGAGTTGGTACCATAACTGAGGCAAACTGCTTCTGAGTGATGACACATATACAAGACCAGTCAGTTCTATGGACACAAGTCCATTGCTGCCATTCTTTTGCTGTGAAATAATTTCCTGATCAGAAGCAAGGTTGAGCAAGGTACTTTGATTATATCTGAGGCATTCTGTAAGTACATAGGCGGTAACAGCCGCTGCAGTTAAAGTTACCATCTGATTAACTTTACAACAATCTATAGTAATTTTCTAAGGTCCATTCACCTTCTGCAAAGGCCAAAAAAAGATGTGCACATTTCAAGTTTATGGTGGCATTAATACATGCAGGTCTCCTAGAGATGCagtattaatttttgtttactgTCTGGTAGGAATTAGAAGTTCCTGAGCTTCCACTTGTTCTTTCTACCATAATAAAACTCCCACTACAGTTCAGAGAGCCAGTATGGGTTTCCTACTAGTTTTGGGGTATGACTCTTCCAAATATACATTAAGGATCTGGGAAATAGCTAAGCGATAGGTTTACAGACCTACTTGGACCACTGTGATTTGAACTTGGGCCA from Physeter macrocephalus isolate SW-GA chromosome 2, ASM283717v5, whole genome shotgun sequence encodes the following:
- the LOC102983571 gene encoding LOW QUALITY PROTEIN: olfactory receptor 56-like (The sequence of the model RefSeq protein was modified relative to this genomic sequence to represent the inferred CDS: inserted 2 bases in 1 codon; deleted 1 base in 1 codon), with protein sequence MGIWLNQSSIDGFILLGIFSHSQTDLALFSVVMVVSTVALCGNVLLIFLIYIDPRTPMYFFLSHLSLMDLMLVCAIVPKMAVNFCLAXKIHSFVCCGIQIVFFISLVGAEGLLLGLMAYDCYVAISHPLHYLILMSQRVCLQIAGSSWTLGIIDGMMQMAGAMSLPYCGSRNVDHFFCKVPALLKLACADTSIFDTLVVACYVFMLLLPFSIIVASYARLWGSVLPMHSAQAHKKALAACSSHLTAVALFYGAAMFTYLRPRRYQAPSHDNVVSIFYTVLTPMLNPLIYSLRNRGVMGALKKGLDRCRIGSRH